The Streptomyces sp. 135 sequence CGCGGGTTAGTGCCACACTCTACACACCAGGATTGGCCATTAATGCTGCCGTACTCCATAAACCTTCGGTAATGTACGGAACACCACCCACGGGCGATCGAAGAACCACCACATCCACTGGCTTCACATGGGGAAGGTTGCGATTTGGGACGGGTTTCAGTAGTTCCTGTTCGCTCAACCCTCTGGGCATGGAGAGAACAATAACCGTGATGTGAGTGCTTTCTGTCGCAGCCGGGAACGGCGCAGAATCTCTCAGGTATCAGAGCCAGCGGGTCACCGTGCCGCTGCCAACGTGCGTAGTGAGTGGGGCACCATCCGCGCCCGACGGCTAACCCCTGGCATCCGTCTATTGAACAGGGCTTCCGTCCCGTTGCTCGCCGATCTATGTGAGGGTCGCCATTCGCCCGCCAGCGTTCATAGTGTGCACCGCACCATGTACGGGCCCGCACAGGCCGGGTACAGCCGGGTATCGAGCACTGAAACACGCGACTATCACTTCCGCTGCTTGTTCATGTGGTGGTTTGTTGTGGTGCGACGTCAGTCTGCAGTGCGTCTTTCTGACATGAGCGGGACCGTACAGGCCAACACTGACAATGGAGTTGCTCTGGCCCTGCTCAAGTCGAGAGACTGACGCAACGGACATGGAGGCCCTGACCACCGCCTGAGCACTGGTCACTCCAGCCCCACCCTGCCAGACAGGACTCCAACACCACTTGCAGAAAACGCAGTTGACAGGCGGCTAAGGCTTGCAACGAGCGTCACCGGGACCCTTGGCGACCAGCACTTGTCCGCCGCCCGAAGCGAGGGCCCGGCGCCAGCGGTTCGCCGACATCCGAGTCACCCGGAACCGCCGGGCCACCTCCCGGTCACTGGCCCCAGCCTCGAT is a genomic window containing:
- a CDS encoding helix-turn-helix domain-containing protein, which produces MASAALCRRGEVSRWWRLTAEERDRREQVRLAAADSIEAGASDREVARRFRVTRMSANRWRRALASGGGQVLVAKGPGDARCKP